Proteins from one Caulobacter sp. 73W genomic window:
- a CDS encoding cation:proton antiporter, whose amino-acid sequence MDHGVAAENYKDLVLFLATAGVVVPLFRRWRINPILGFLCAGVVLGPFGLGSLGERAPWLSYFTIGNPADVAQLAEFGVVFLLFMIGLELSWERLRLMRRLVFGLGGLQVSFCILVIASAAWLLGQPLAAACAIGAALALSSTAIVMPILADQKRQHSPAGRATFSVLLFQDLAVAPILITIAILGGRGESLSPAMLLAAAPAVIGVGAIVLAGRLLLRPMMRSVAKAKSDEMFMAASLLIVIGAGLISALAGLSMALGAFVAGILLAETEYRHEVEVKIEPFKGLLLGLFFVSIGIGLDLSLLAQSPAPIIGMAVGMVALNASVVFVLGRVFKLSWEAAAEAALLLAGGGEFAFVILGSAMQEGLVAQEAGQMILVASTLSMFSIPLLAALAGKVAAVPRSDKVAVPTPPTTGVPDPEEAPSVLVVGYGRVGRLVGEMLTRHDIAWIAADRDPRLVEAGRRSTGKVYFGDASRPDFLRRCGLDNARALVVTMDNPDGTEAVVGAARDLRPDLPIVARAKDARHAARLYDLGVTDAVPETIEASLQLSETVLVDIGVPMGLVIASIHERRDEFRKELNHPEALGGRTRRYRQTARK is encoded by the coding sequence TTGGACCACGGGGTCGCGGCGGAGAACTATAAGGACCTGGTGCTGTTCCTGGCGACGGCTGGGGTGGTCGTTCCCCTGTTTCGGCGCTGGCGGATCAACCCGATCCTGGGCTTCCTGTGCGCGGGCGTGGTCCTGGGGCCGTTCGGTCTCGGCTCCCTGGGCGAGCGGGCGCCGTGGCTGTCCTATTTCACCATCGGCAATCCGGCGGATGTGGCCCAACTGGCCGAGTTCGGCGTCGTCTTCCTGCTGTTCATGATCGGCCTGGAACTGTCGTGGGAGCGCCTGCGCCTCATGCGGCGGCTGGTGTTTGGTCTCGGCGGACTGCAGGTCAGCTTCTGCATCCTGGTCATCGCCTCGGCCGCCTGGCTGCTGGGGCAGCCCTTGGCCGCCGCCTGCGCCATCGGCGCGGCCCTGGCGCTGTCGTCCACCGCCATCGTCATGCCGATCCTGGCCGACCAGAAGCGCCAGCACAGCCCAGCGGGGCGGGCGACCTTCTCCGTCCTGCTGTTCCAGGATCTGGCCGTGGCCCCGATCCTGATCACCATCGCCATCCTCGGGGGACGGGGCGAGAGCCTCTCGCCGGCCATGCTGCTGGCCGCCGCGCCGGCGGTGATCGGCGTGGGCGCCATCGTGCTCGCCGGCCGTCTCCTGCTGCGCCCCATGATGCGCTCGGTGGCCAAGGCCAAGAGCGACGAGATGTTCATGGCGGCCTCGCTGCTGATCGTCATCGGCGCGGGCCTGATCAGCGCCCTGGCGGGCCTGTCCATGGCGCTCGGCGCGTTCGTCGCCGGCATCCTGCTGGCCGAGACCGAATACCGTCACGAGGTCGAGGTGAAGATCGAGCCCTTCAAGGGCCTCCTGCTCGGCCTGTTCTTTGTTTCCATCGGCATTGGCCTGGATCTGTCGCTGCTGGCCCAGAGCCCCGCCCCGATCATCGGTATGGCGGTCGGCATGGTCGCCCTGAACGCCAGCGTGGTGTTCGTCTTGGGCCGCGTCTTCAAGCTCAGCTGGGAGGCGGCGGCGGAGGCGGCGCTGTTGCTGGCGGGCGGCGGCGAGTTCGCCTTCGTCATCCTCGGTTCGGCCATGCAGGAGGGGCTGGTCGCCCAGGAGGCGGGCCAGATGATCCTGGTGGCCTCCACCCTTTCGATGTTCTCCATTCCGCTGCTCGCCGCCCTGGCGGGCAAGGTCGCCGCCGTCCCGCGCAGCGACAAGGTCGCGGTCCCGACGCCGCCCACCACGGGCGTGCCCGATCCCGAGGAGGCGCCGTCGGTGCTGGTGGTCGGCTATGGCCGCGTCGGGCGTCTGGTGGGCGAGATGCTGACCCGGCACGATATCGCCTGGATCGCCGCCGACCGTGATCCGCGTCTGGTCGAGGCGGGACGCCGCTCCACGGGCAAGGTCTATTTCGGCGACGCCTCGCGGCCGGACTTCCTGCGCCGCTGCGGCCTGGACAACGCCCGCGCCCTGGTCGTGACCATGGACAACCCCGACGGCACCGAGGCGGTGGTGGGGGCGGCGCGTGATCTGCGCCCCGACCTGCCGATCGTCGCCCGGGCCAAGGACGCCCGCCACGCCGCGCGCCTCTATGATCTGGGCGTCACCGACGCCGTGCCCGAGACCATCGAGGCGAGCCTGCAGTTGTCCGAGACGGTGCTGGTGGACATCGGCGTGCCCATGGGCCTGGTCATCGCCTCGATTCATGAGCGTCGTGACGAGTTCCGCAAGGAGCTGAACCATCCCGAGGCCTTGGGCGGCCGCACGCGGCGCTATCGTCAGACCGCTCGAAAGTGA
- a CDS encoding OmpA family protein — translation MKLKLLAGAAFAAVVAATGASAAEPGWYGAVDLGYHWQKPLRADGSTNNTDGAPYRYDFDTDADWAGFARLGYRVAPNWRVELEGGYRTGGIDTIRGRADRPQPIALCSVGVGGTTGYACPAPDGDIDSWTLMGNVLYDFFPDSAFNVFVGAGIGVNRVDVNVTGQFNTVPGTTLTIDDDDVTFAYQGIAGVSWAATEKLNVDLTYRYLGGSDVDFKSTSSGVPAPGTFSGEYEDQSVTIGLRYSFASPPPPPPPPPPPPPPPPPPPPPPPPPPPPAAPEAKEFIVYFPFDQYVLTPEAQTVVQEAAQYATSGNATKVVVVGHTDTSGSDAYNARLSERRGKAVADALVGLGVGQSTLSVDWKGETAPAVATGDGVKEPLNRRSTISINF, via the coding sequence ATGAAATTGAAACTCCTGGCGGGAGCCGCTTTCGCCGCGGTCGTCGCCGCGACGGGCGCTTCGGCGGCTGAACCGGGCTGGTACGGCGCTGTTGATCTCGGCTATCACTGGCAGAAGCCGCTCCGCGCTGACGGCAGCACCAACAACACCGACGGCGCTCCGTACCGTTACGACTTCGACACCGACGCCGATTGGGCCGGTTTCGCTCGTCTCGGCTACCGCGTCGCTCCGAACTGGCGCGTGGAACTGGAAGGCGGCTACCGCACCGGCGGCATCGACACGATCCGCGGCCGCGCTGACCGTCCGCAGCCGATCGCCCTGTGCTCCGTCGGCGTCGGCGGCACCACTGGCTACGCCTGCCCGGCTCCCGATGGCGACATCGACAGCTGGACCCTGATGGGTAACGTCCTCTACGACTTCTTCCCGGATTCCGCGTTCAACGTGTTCGTTGGCGCCGGTATCGGTGTGAACCGCGTCGATGTGAACGTCACCGGCCAGTTCAACACCGTTCCGGGCACCACCCTGACGATCGACGACGACGACGTGACCTTCGCCTACCAAGGCATCGCCGGCGTTTCGTGGGCCGCCACCGAAAAGCTCAACGTCGACCTGACCTACCGCTACCTCGGCGGTTCGGACGTCGACTTCAAGTCGACCTCGTCGGGCGTTCCGGCTCCGGGCACCTTCTCGGGCGAGTACGAAGACCAGTCGGTGACCATCGGCCTGCGTTACTCCTTCGCTTCGCCGCCGCCGCCGCCGCCGCCGCCTCCGCCGCCCCCGCCGCCTCCCCCGCCGCCTCCCCCGCCTCCGCCGCCGCCGCCTCCGCCGGCTGCTCCGGAAGCCAAGGAGTTCATCGTCTACTTCCCGTTCGATCAGTACGTCCTGACGCCGGAAGCCCAGACGGTGGTCCAAGAGGCCGCTCAGTACGCGACCTCGGGCAATGCGACGAAGGTCGTGGTTGTCGGTCACACCGACACCTCGGGTTCGGACGCCTACAACGCTCGCCTGTCTGAGCGTCGTGGTAAGGCCGTCGCCGACGCCCTGGTGGGCCTGGGCGTTGGTCAGTCCACCCTGTCCGTCGACTGGAAGGGCGAAACGGCTCCGGCCGTCGCCACCGGCGACGGTGTGAAGGAACCGCTGAACCGTCGTTCGACCATCTCGATCAACTTCTGA
- a CDS encoding Lrp/AsnC family transcriptional regulator, translating to MDEFDRKILANLRRDGRMTFTELAEKVGLSKTPCQQRVKRLVESGVIVGFRAIVDPARVGLDHVAFTEVKLSDTREQALKDFNNAVRQIPEVEECHMIASSFDYLLKVRTPDIRRYRSILGEKISTLPHVASTSTFVAMETVRESAG from the coding sequence TTGGACGAGTTCGATCGCAAGATCCTGGCCAACCTGCGGCGGGACGGGCGAATGACGTTCACCGAGCTGGCCGAGAAGGTCGGCCTTTCCAAGACGCCCTGCCAGCAGCGCGTCAAACGGCTCGTCGAGAGCGGCGTGATCGTAGGCTTCCGGGCGATCGTGGACCCCGCACGCGTCGGCCTGGACCACGTGGCCTTCACCGAGGTGAAGCTGTCGGACACCCGCGAGCAGGCCCTGAAGGATTTCAACAACGCGGTCCGGCAGATTCCCGAGGTCGAGGAGTGCCACATGATCGCCAGCAGCTTTGACTACCTGCTGAAGGTCCGCACCCCCGACATCCGCCGATACCGCTCCATTCTCGGCGAGAAGATTTCGACCCTGCCCCACGTCGCCAGCACCTCGACGTTCGTGGCGATGGAGACGGTGCGCGAGTCCGCCGGCTGA
- the putA gene encoding trifunctional transcriptional regulator/proline dehydrogenase/L-glutamate gamma-semialdehyde dehydrogenase: protein MKTPSPFAQFAPSVREPSPSRRAITAAYRRPEPECLAPLLAAATVPADQQAAIRATAAKLIKALREKRTGDGVEGLVQEFSLSSQEGVALMCLAEALLRIPDDATRDALIRDKIATGDWKSHIGGGRSLFVNAATWGLVVTGKLLDSVNDRGLAAALTRLIARTGEPVIRRAVDLAMRMMGEQFVTGETINEALKRSRAMEAKGFTYSYDMLGEAATTAQDAARYFRDYENAIHAIGKASQGRGVYEGPGISIKLSALHPRYSRAQADRVMDELLPKVRSLAATAKSYGIGFNIDAEEADRLELSLDLLESLALDPGLADWNGLGFVVQAYGKRCPFVIDWIVELARRSGRRIMVRLVKGAYWDAEIKRAQVDGLADFPVYTRKVHTDVAYIACARKLLAATDAVFPQFATHNAQTVATIYNLAGPDFEVGRYEFQCLHGMGEGLYEDVVGAEGLARPCRIYAPVGTHETLLAYLVRRLLENGANSSFVNRIGDPTVSIDELTIDPVAQVLASAEPGRGHDQIAAPAQLYPNRLNSAGLDLSNEDTLADLGQALVQSAAMDWTAGDAGEARAVLNPADHRDVVGKVREVPADHAAAAVVRASQSKWSETSLEDRAAILERAADAMQARMPLLLGVLVREAGKSLPNAIAEVREAIDFLRYYAERARSTFGPSQAPLGPVVCISPWNFPLAIFAGQVAAALVAGNPVLAKPAEETPLVAAEAVRLLHEAGAPLDAVQLVCGAGDVGAALVAAPQTAAVMFTGSTEVARLIQKQLAQRLSPAGKPIPLIAETGGQNAMIVDSSALAEQVVADVIASAFDSAGQRCSALRVLCLQEEVAERTLKMLKGALAELRIGSTDRLAVDIGPVITAEAKTNIERHIDAMRAKGRTVEQLDMPAETAHGTFVPPTIIELDSIADLEREVFGPVLHVIRYKRANLDALINAINATGYGLTFGVHTRLDTTIEYVTDRIKAGNLYVNRNVIGAIVGVQPFGGRGLSGTGPKAGGPLYLGRLVQAPPQAAASVAGAPDAALQAFAAWLDAKGEAEAAQQARDYGAQSMLGQAVELPGPVGELNLYALHARGRIQLRPQTERGLYQQIAAVLASGCVGQVEGMALPSGLPMAVVDRLTAKDGDPLAGVLVEGEGEVVTTAAQAMADRPGAIVSVHAASPEMCRTGRAYHLDWLLEEVSTSINTTAAGGNASLMALG, encoded by the coding sequence ATGAAAACGCCGAGCCCCTTCGCCCAATTCGCCCCGTCCGTGCGCGAGCCGTCGCCGTCCCGCCGGGCCATCACCGCCGCCTATCGGCGACCCGAGCCGGAATGCCTGGCGCCGCTGCTCGCGGCGGCGACCGTTCCCGCGGACCAGCAGGCGGCGATCCGGGCGACGGCTGCGAAACTGATCAAGGCGCTGCGCGAAAAGCGCACCGGCGACGGCGTCGAGGGCCTGGTTCAGGAATTCTCGCTGTCGAGCCAGGAAGGCGTGGCGCTGATGTGCCTGGCCGAGGCCCTGCTGCGCATTCCTGACGATGCGACCCGGGACGCCCTGATCCGCGACAAGATCGCGACCGGTGACTGGAAGTCCCACATTGGCGGCGGGCGTTCGCTGTTCGTCAACGCCGCCACCTGGGGCTTGGTGGTGACGGGCAAGCTGCTCGACAGCGTCAATGACCGTGGCCTCGCCGCGGCCCTGACGCGCCTGATCGCGCGGACGGGCGAGCCGGTGATCCGACGCGCCGTCGATCTGGCGATGCGGATGATGGGCGAGCAGTTCGTCACCGGCGAGACGATCAACGAGGCGCTCAAGCGCTCGCGCGCCATGGAGGCCAAGGGCTTCACCTACAGCTACGACATGCTGGGCGAGGCGGCGACGACGGCCCAGGACGCGGCGCGTTACTTCCGCGACTACGAGAACGCCATCCACGCCATCGGCAAGGCGTCCCAAGGGCGCGGCGTCTACGAAGGGCCAGGCATCTCGATCAAGCTGTCGGCCCTGCACCCGCGCTACTCGCGCGCCCAGGCCGATCGCGTGATGGACGAACTGCTGCCCAAGGTCCGGTCCCTGGCCGCGACGGCGAAGTCCTACGGCATCGGCTTCAACATCGACGCCGAGGAAGCCGACCGCCTGGAGCTGTCGCTTGATCTGCTCGAAAGCCTCGCCCTCGACCCGGGCCTCGCCGACTGGAACGGCCTGGGCTTCGTGGTCCAGGCCTATGGCAAGCGCTGCCCGTTCGTCATCGACTGGATCGTCGAGCTCGCGCGCCGCTCGGGCCGCCGGATCATGGTGCGGCTGGTCAAGGGCGCCTACTGGGACGCCGAGATCAAGCGCGCCCAGGTCGACGGCCTGGCCGACTTCCCGGTCTATACCCGCAAGGTCCACACCGACGTCGCCTACATCGCCTGCGCCCGAAAGCTGCTGGCGGCGACGGACGCCGTCTTCCCGCAATTCGCCACGCACAACGCCCAGACCGTGGCGACGATCTACAATCTGGCCGGGCCCGACTTCGAGGTCGGCCGTTACGAGTTCCAGTGCCTGCACGGCATGGGCGAAGGCCTTTATGAAGACGTCGTCGGCGCCGAAGGCCTGGCGCGGCCTTGCCGGATCTACGCCCCCGTCGGCACGCACGAGACGCTTCTGGCCTATCTGGTGCGGCGTCTGCTGGAGAACGGCGCCAACTCGTCGTTCGTGAACCGGATCGGCGATCCGACCGTCTCCATCGACGAGCTGACGATCGACCCGGTCGCCCAGGTTCTCGCCTCGGCGGAGCCTGGCCGTGGCCACGACCAGATCGCCGCCCCCGCCCAGCTCTATCCCAACCGCCTGAACTCCGCCGGGCTGGACCTGAGCAACGAAGACACGCTGGCCGATCTGGGCCAGGCCCTCGTGCAAAGCGCGGCCATGGACTGGACCGCCGGCGACGCCGGCGAGGCGCGTGCGGTCCTGAACCCCGCCGATCACCGCGACGTGGTGGGCAAGGTGCGGGAGGTCCCCGCCGACCACGCCGCAGCGGCGGTCGTCCGCGCCTCGCAGTCGAAGTGGAGCGAGACGTCCCTCGAAGACCGCGCCGCGATCCTCGAGCGCGCCGCCGACGCCATGCAGGCGCGCATGCCGCTGCTGCTGGGCGTTCTGGTGCGTGAGGCGGGCAAATCGCTGCCCAACGCCATCGCCGAAGTGCGCGAGGCCATCGACTTCCTTCGCTACTACGCCGAGCGCGCCCGCAGCACCTTTGGTCCGTCGCAGGCCCCTCTGGGCCCGGTGGTCTGCATCAGCCCCTGGAACTTCCCGCTGGCGATCTTCGCCGGTCAGGTGGCGGCCGCCCTGGTCGCCGGCAACCCGGTGCTGGCCAAGCCGGCCGAGGAGACCCCGCTGGTCGCGGCCGAGGCCGTTCGCCTGCTGCATGAAGCCGGCGCTCCCCTTGACGCGGTGCAGCTGGTTTGCGGCGCCGGCGATGTGGGCGCGGCCCTGGTCGCCGCGCCGCAGACAGCGGCGGTGATGTTCACCGGCTCCACCGAGGTCGCCCGCCTGATCCAGAAGCAACTGGCGCAACGCCTCTCGCCGGCCGGCAAGCCCATCCCCCTGATCGCCGAGACAGGCGGCCAGAATGCGATGATCGTTGATTCCTCGGCGCTGGCTGAACAGGTGGTGGCCGACGTCATCGCCTCGGCCTTCGACAGCGCGGGCCAACGCTGCTCGGCCCTGCGAGTTCTGTGCCTGCAGGAGGAAGTCGCCGAACGCACCCTCAAGATGCTCAAGGGCGCGCTCGCCGAGCTGCGGATCGGATCCACCGACCGCCTCGCCGTCGACATCGGCCCCGTCATCACGGCGGAGGCGAAGACCAATATCGAACGCCATATCGACGCGATGCGGGCCAAGGGTCGTACGGTCGAGCAACTGGATATGCCGGCCGAGACGGCGCACGGCACCTTCGTGCCGCCGACGATCATCGAGCTCGACAGCATCGCCGATCTGGAGCGCGAGGTGTTCGGCCCGGTGCTCCACGTGATCCGCTACAAGCGCGCCAACCTCGATGCGCTCATCAACGCGATCAACGCGACGGGCTATGGGCTGACCTTCGGCGTCCACACGCGCCTCGACACCACGATCGAGTACGTCACCGACCGCATCAAGGCCGGCAACCTCTATGTCAATCGCAACGTCATCGGCGCCATCGTCGGGGTTCAGCCGTTCGGTGGTCGCGGCCTGTCGGGCACGGGTCCGAAGGCGGGCGGCCCGCTCTATCTGGGCCGTCTGGTTCAGGCCCCGCCCCAGGCCGCGGCGAGCGTTGCTGGGGCCCCGGACGCCGCGCTGCAGGCCTTCGCGGCCTGGCTCGACGCCAAGGGCGAAGCCGAAGCCGCCCAGCAGGCGCGCGACTATGGCGCGCAATCGATGCTGGGCCAGGCTGTCGAGCTGCCGGGACCGGTGGGCGAGCTCAATCTCTACGCCCTGCACGCCAGGGGCCGCATCCAGCTGCGTCCGCAGACCGAGCGCGGTCTCTATCAGCAGATCGCCGCGGTGCTGGCGTCAGGCTGCGTGGGTCAGGTGGAGGGCATGGCCCTTCCGTCCGGCCTGCCCATGGCCGTCGTTGATCGTCTGACGGCGAAGGATGGTGATCCGCTGGCCGGCGTGCTGGTCGAAGGCGAGGGCGAGGTCGTCACGACCGCCGCCCAGGCCATGGCCGATCGCCCCGGCGCCATCGTGTCGGTCCACGCCGCCTCGCCGGAGATGTGCCGCACCGGCCGCGCCTATCACTTGGACTGGCTGCTGGAAGAGGTCTCGACCTCGATCAACACCACGGCCGCCGGCGGCAACGCCAGCCTGATGGCCTTGGGCTAA
- a CDS encoding Lrp/AsnC ligand binding domain-containing protein, whose translation MDRRPFSPDDTDRRLMRTLQADGRITNQELARVCNLSPAACLERVRRLRDAGYITGYTAILDPAKVERGLLIFVEVVLDRTTGDIFEAFAAAARRAPDILECHMVAGGFDYLIKARVKDMEAYRAFLGDTLVQMPGVRETRTYAVLEEVKSDGRLPI comes from the coding sequence ATGGACCGAAGACCCTTCAGCCCGGACGACACCGATCGCCGGCTGATGCGTACTTTGCAGGCCGATGGCCGCATCACCAACCAGGAACTGGCGCGGGTCTGCAATTTGAGCCCCGCCGCCTGCCTGGAACGGGTCCGGCGACTGCGCGACGCCGGCTACATCACCGGCTATACCGCGATCCTGGATCCGGCCAAGGTCGAGCGCGGCCTGCTGATCTTCGTGGAAGTGGTGCTGGACCGCACGACCGGCGACATCTTCGAAGCCTTCGCCGCCGCCGCCCGCCGGGCGCCAGACATCCTGGAATGCCACATGGTGGCCGGAGGGTTCGACTACCTGATCAAGGCGCGCGTGAAGGACATGGAGGCCTATCGCGCCTTTCTCGGCGACACCCTGGTCCAGATGCCTGGGGTGCGCGAGACCCGCACCTATGCGGTGCTGGAAGAGGTGAAGAGCGACGGCCGCCTGCCGATCTAG
- the putA gene encoding bifunctional proline dehydrogenase/L-glutamate gamma-semialdehyde dehydrogenase PutA, with the protein MDSLDSLKYRDEAETLAGLLASPPLSPEDRAGVRAEAEGLVRTARRIARRHGVVESFLQEFSLSTPEGLALMCLAEALLRTPDEDTKDRLIAEKIGSADWASHFGKSDSLFVNASTWGLMLTGKLVDVDDQAQRDLPGFIKRVTARVGEPVIRAAVGQAIRIMGEQFVLGRTIEAALKRAAGEGYLCSFDMLGEGARTAADAARYETAYAQAIDTVGRLSNGVGPESGHGVSVKLSALSPRYEAVQETRVWAELYPRLKRLAQIAARHDINFTIDAEEANRLALSLKLLDRLAREPELGGWHGLGLAVQAYQKRATYTVATVADIARNSGRRLMVRLVKGAYWDSEIKRAQVNGSPDYPVFTTKAATDLSYLACAKAMIEASPHIYSQFATHNAHSLAAVKRMAKTAGVKIEFQRLHGMGEALYKAADDLYDGITLRAYAPVGGHEDLLPYLVRRLLENGANTSFVHALLDERVPAESVVVDPIEAVEAAGAQRHAKIPVPAHIYGKERLNSAGVDLSIAEERVRLLTAAVALDSQRLSAAPMVAGRAADSGAAVAAVSPAAHDRIVGWVNETSAADIDAAFDAAKAAQPDWDRAGGVARAKILRAMGDALETTTDRLIGLCVREAGKTLADGVAEVREAVDFCRYYANLAETQFGEPEILKGPVGETNTLALAGRGVFVCISPWNFPLAIFTGQLAAALAAGNAVLAKPAEQTPLIAAEAVRLYHAAGLDPRLLALLPGRGETVGAALVADPRCDGVAFTGGTDTARRINQTLAGREGPIVPFIAETGGLNGMFIDTTAQREQVIDDVILSAFGSAGQRCSALRLLFLPRDTADGMIEGLKGAMDALAVGEPADPATDVGPVIDQEAREALEKHVARLEKDAVVIHRLAAPARGTFFGPVLAEIPTADFLEREVFGPILHIVRYDPENLEAVASALAARRYGLTLGVHSRIESFAQAVQRHVPAGNVYVNRSIIGAVVGVQPFGGEGLSGTGPKAGGPHSLSRYCVERAVSVNITAQGGDPSLLNL; encoded by the coding sequence ATGGATAGTCTCGACTCCCTCAAGTATCGCGACGAGGCGGAGACGCTCGCGGGCCTGCTGGCCAGCCCGCCCCTGAGCCCCGAGGACCGGGCCGGCGTGCGCGCCGAGGCCGAGGGGCTGGTGCGCACCGCCCGGCGTATCGCCCGCCGTCACGGGGTGGTCGAAAGCTTCCTGCAGGAATTCTCGCTGTCCACGCCGGAAGGCCTGGCGCTGATGTGCCTGGCCGAGGCGCTGCTGCGGACGCCGGACGAGGACACCAAGGACAGGCTCATCGCCGAGAAGATCGGCTCCGCCGACTGGGCCAGCCACTTCGGCAAGTCCGACAGCCTGTTCGTCAACGCCTCCACCTGGGGCCTGATGCTGACCGGCAAGCTGGTCGATGTGGACGATCAGGCCCAGCGCGACCTGCCCGGCTTTATCAAGCGCGTCACCGCCCGCGTCGGCGAGCCGGTGATCCGCGCCGCCGTGGGCCAGGCCATCCGCATCATGGGCGAGCAGTTCGTGCTTGGCCGCACCATCGAGGCCGCCCTGAAGCGCGCGGCGGGCGAAGGCTATCTGTGCTCGTTCGACATGCTGGGCGAGGGCGCCCGCACCGCGGCCGACGCCGCCCGCTACGAGACCGCCTACGCCCAGGCCATCGATACGGTCGGCAGGCTGTCCAACGGTGTCGGCCCTGAAAGCGGACACGGGGTGTCGGTTAAGCTGTCGGCCCTGTCGCCGCGCTATGAAGCGGTGCAGGAGACCCGGGTATGGGCGGAGCTCTATCCGCGCCTCAAGCGCCTGGCCCAGATCGCGGCGCGCCACGACATCAACTTCACCATCGACGCCGAGGAGGCCAACCGCCTCGCCTTGTCGCTGAAGCTGCTCGACCGTCTGGCCCGCGAGCCCGAGCTGGGCGGCTGGCATGGCCTGGGTCTGGCGGTTCAGGCCTATCAGAAGCGCGCGACCTACACCGTCGCCACCGTCGCCGACATCGCCAGGAACAGCGGTCGTCGGCTGATGGTGCGGCTGGTCAAGGGCGCCTACTGGGACAGCGAGATCAAACGCGCCCAGGTCAATGGCAGCCCCGACTATCCGGTGTTCACCACCAAGGCGGCCACCGACCTGTCTTACCTGGCCTGCGCCAAGGCGATGATCGAGGCGTCGCCGCACATCTATTCGCAGTTCGCCACCCACAACGCCCACAGCCTCGCGGCGGTGAAGCGCATGGCCAAGACAGCCGGGGTGAAGATCGAGTTCCAGCGCCTGCACGGCATGGGCGAGGCGCTCTACAAGGCCGCCGACGATCTTTATGACGGCATCACCCTGCGCGCCTACGCCCCGGTGGGCGGGCACGAGGACCTGCTGCCCTATCTGGTTCGCCGACTGTTGGAGAATGGAGCCAACACCTCCTTCGTCCATGCCTTGCTCGACGAGCGGGTGCCCGCCGAGAGCGTGGTGGTCGATCCGATCGAGGCCGTCGAGGCGGCCGGCGCCCAGCGCCACGCCAAGATTCCGGTCCCGGCGCACATCTATGGAAAAGAACGTCTGAACTCGGCCGGCGTCGACCTGTCGATCGCCGAGGAGCGCGTGCGCCTGCTCACCGCCGCCGTCGCCCTGGACAGCCAGCGCCTGTCGGCCGCGCCGATGGTGGCCGGCCGCGCGGCGGATTCCGGCGCCGCCGTGGCCGCGGTCTCGCCCGCCGCCCATGACCGCATCGTCGGTTGGGTGAACGAGACGTCCGCCGCCGACATCGACGCGGCCTTCGACGCCGCCAAGGCCGCTCAACCGGATTGGGACCGGGCCGGCGGCGTCGCCCGCGCCAAGATCCTGCGCGCCATGGGCGACGCCCTGGAGACCACTACGGACCGCCTGATCGGCCTGTGCGTCCGCGAGGCTGGCAAGACCCTGGCCGACGGCGTCGCCGAGGTGCGCGAGGCGGTGGATTTCTGCCGCTACTACGCCAACCTCGCCGAGACCCAGTTCGGCGAGCCCGAAATCCTGAAGGGTCCGGTGGGTGAGACCAACACCCTGGCCCTGGCCGGGCGCGGCGTCTTCGTCTGCATCAGTCCTTGGAACTTCCCGCTGGCCATCTTCACAGGCCAGCTCGCCGCGGCCCTTGCCGCCGGCAACGCCGTGCTGGCCAAGCCGGCGGAACAGACGCCGCTGATCGCCGCCGAAGCCGTGCGCCTGTATCACGCCGCCGGCCTCGACCCGCGCCTGCTGGCGTTGTTGCCGGGCCGGGGCGAGACCGTGGGCGCGGCCCTGGTGGCCGACCCGCGCTGCGACGGCGTCGCCTTCACCGGCGGGACCGACACGGCTCGCCGCATCAACCAGACCCTGGCTGGCCGCGAGGGACCGATCGTTCCGTTCATCGCCGAGACCGGCGGCCTCAACGGCATGTTCATCGACACCACCGCCCAGCGCGAGCAGGTGATCGACGACGTGATCCTGTCGGCCTTCGGCTCTGCCGGTCAGCGCTGTTCCGCCCTGCGCCTGCTGTTCCTGCCCAGGGACACCGCCGACGGCATGATCGAGGGCCTGAAGGGCGCCATGGACGCCCTGGCAGTGGGCGAGCCCGCCGATCCGGCCACCGATGTCGGACCCGTCATCGACCAGGAAGCGCGAGAAGCGCTGGAGAAGCACGTCGCCCGCCTGGAGAAGGACGCTGTGGTCATCCACCGTCTGGCGGCGCCGGCCCGGGGCACATTCTTCGGCCCGGTCCTGGCCGAGATCCCGACCGCCGACTTCCTGGAGCGCGAGGTGTTCGGTCCGATCCTGCACATCGTCCGCTACGATCCCGAGAACCTGGAGGCGGTAGCAAGCGCCCTGGCGGCTCGCCGCTATGGCCTGACCCTGGGCGTGCACTCGCGCATCGAGTCCTTCGCCCAGGCGGTCCAGCGCCATGTCCCGGCCGGCAATGTCTATGTGAACCGCTCGATCATCGGCGCTGTGGTGGGCGTGCAGCCATTCGGCGGCGAGGGCCTGTCGGGCACGGGCCCCAAGGCAGGCGGTCCCCATTCTCTGAGCCGCTACTGCGTGGAGCGGGCGGTGAGCGTCAACATCACCGCCCAGGGCGGCGACCCCAGTCTGCTGAACCTTTAG